In the Gallaecimonas pentaromativorans genome, one interval contains:
- a CDS encoding RodZ domain-containing protein yields the protein MAEPSEDQITLSAGQRLRQAREQRGWTLDNVAKRLNLRASVVEKLEQDDYDTASPATYTKGYIRAYCRLLELDEKIVLAELSSDRLKSQTESNMQSFSKRTTRQKSENWLTLITWLIGLGFVAMLIYFGYQQATSGSSIVNKSTAPATTNSAAIAPSGSNSTPAATATDDDGVDLGQGSSDTPEQEPQDSAPPPQQGLNPAPVQNSTAGSAAPSQTAAAEAAPTGTQSQTQTLEISFKGDCWVRIEDASGKRVLEGVKTAGQSFTLDAAAPYTLRLGAPEMVTVQYQGQPVDLSGFRAGRLAKLTLPQN from the coding sequence ATGGCAGAACCAAGCGAAGACCAAATCACGCTTAGTGCCGGCCAGCGTTTAAGACAGGCCCGCGAACAGCGGGGTTGGACATTGGATAACGTCGCCAAGCGACTGAACCTGCGTGCCTCGGTGGTCGAAAAACTCGAACAAGACGACTACGACACCGCCTCTCCCGCGACCTACACCAAAGGCTATATCCGCGCCTATTGCCGGCTTTTGGAGCTGGACGAGAAAATCGTGTTGGCAGAACTCAGCAGCGATCGCCTCAAAAGCCAGACCGAAAGCAACATGCAGAGTTTTTCCAAGCGCACCACCCGGCAAAAATCCGAGAACTGGCTGACCCTTATCACCTGGCTAATCGGCCTGGGATTTGTGGCCATGCTGATTTATTTTGGCTACCAGCAAGCCACCAGCGGCAGCTCTATCGTCAATAAAAGTACGGCACCGGCCACCACCAACAGTGCCGCCATCGCGCCGTCTGGGAGCAACAGCACACCTGCGGCCACGGCTACCGACGACGACGGCGTCGACCTTGGCCAGGGCAGCAGTGATACCCCCGAGCAAGAGCCACAAGACAGCGCTCCGCCTCCGCAGCAGGGTCTCAACCCGGCGCCGGTGCAAAACAGCACTGCCGGTAGCGCCGCGCCCTCACAAACGGCAGCGGCCGAGGCTGCGCCGACAGGCACCCAATCCCAAACCCAGACGCTTGAGATCTCCTTTAAAGGCGATTGTTGGGTTAGAATCGAGGATGCCAGTGGCAAGAGGGTACTGGAAGGGGTGAAAACCGCCGGTCAGTCTTTTACCCTCGATGCCGCCGCGCCCTATACCCTAAGGTTGGGTGCCCCTGAGATGGTAACTGTCCAATACCAGGGCCAACCCGTTGATTTATCGGGCTTCAGAGCCGGCCGCCTTGCCAAGCTGACTCTGCCCCAAAACTAA